Proteins from a single region of Urocitellus parryii isolate mUroPar1 chromosome 4, mUroPar1.hap1, whole genome shotgun sequence:
- the Sf3b2 gene encoding splicing factor 3B subunit 2 isoform X2: MAAEHPEPPKGELQLPPPPPPGHYGAWAAQELQAKLAEIGAPIQGSREELVERLQTYTRQTGIVLNRPVLRGEDGDKAAPPPMSAQLSGIPMPPPPMGLPPLQPPPPPPPPPPGLGLGFPMAHPPNLGPPPPLRVGEPVALSEEERLKLAQQQAALLMQQEERAKQAAVLLEQERQQEIAKMGTPVPRAPQDMGQIGVRTPLGPRVAAPVGPVGPTPTVLPMGAPVPRPRGPPPPPGDENREMDDPSVGPKIPQALEKILQLKESRQEEMNSQQEEEEMETDTHSSLGQSASETEEDTVSISKKEKNRKRRNRKKKKKPQRVRAASSESSGDREKDSARSRGSDSPAADVEIEYVTEEPEIYEPNFIFFKRIFEAFKLTDDVKKEKEKEPEKLDKMENSTAPKKKGFEEEHKDSDDDSSDDEQEKKPEAPKLSKKKLRRMNRFTVAELKQLVARPDVVEMHDVTAQDPKLLVHLKATRNSVPVPRHWCFKRKYLQGKRGIEKPPFELPDFIKRTGIQEMREALQEKEEQKTMKSKMREKVRPKMGKIDIDYQKLHDAFFKWQTKPKLTIHGDLYYEGKEFETRLKEKKPGDLSDELRISLGMPVGPNAHKVPPPWLIAMQRYGPPPSYPNLKIPGLNSPIPESCSFGYHAGGWGKPPVDETGKPLYGDVFGTNAAEFQTKTEEEEIDRTPWGELEPSDEESSEEEEEEESDEDKPDETGFITPADSGLITPGGFSSVPAGMETPELIELRKKKIEEAMDGSETPQLFTVLPEKRTATVGGAMMGSTHIYDMSTVMSRKGPAPELQGVEVALAPEELELDPMAMTQKYEEHVREQQAQVEKEDFSDMVAEHAAKQKQKKRKAQPQDSRGGSKKYKEFKF, encoded by the exons ATGGCGGCCGAGCACCCCGAACCCCCCAAAGGGGAATTACAGCTGCCGCCGCCACCACCTCCAGGGCACTATGGTGCCTGGGCTGCCCAGGAGCTTCAGGCCAAGTTGGCAGAGATCGGAGCTCCGATCCAGG GGAGTCGCGAGGAGCTGGTGGAGCGGCTACAGACTTACACCCGGCAG ACTGGCATTGTGCTGAATCGACCGGTTTTGCGAGGGGAGGATGGGGACAAAGCTGCTCCCCCTCCCATGTCAGCACAG CTCTCTGGGATTCCCATGCCACCACCGCCCATGGGACTTCCTCCTCTGCAGCCCcctccaccacccccaccacctccaccagGCCTTGGTCTTGGCTTTCCTATGGCTCATCCACCAAATTTGGGGCCCCCGCCTCCTCTCCGTGTGGGAGAGCCTGTGGCACTATCAGAAGAAGAAAGGCTGAAGCTGGCACAGCAGCAGGCAGCATTGCTGATGCAGCAAGAGGAGCGTGCCAAGCAG GCAGCCGTGTTACTGGAGCAAGAACGACAGCAGGAGATTGCTAAAATGGGCACCCCAGTCCCTCGGGCCCCACAAGACATGGGTCAGATTGGTGTTCGCACTCCTCTGGGTCCTCGAG tgGCTGCTCCAGTTGGCCCAGTGGGTCCCACCCCTACTGTTTTGCCCATGGGGGCTCCTGTTCCCCGGCCTCGTGGTCCCCCACCTCCCCCTGGAGATGAGAATAGAGAG ATGGATGATCCCTCAGTGGGACCCAAGATCCCTCAGGCTTTGGAAAAGATTCTGCAGCTGAAGGAGAGCCGCCAGGAAGAGATGAACTCTCAGCAAG aggaagaggaaatggaaacagaCACTCACTCATCCCTGGGCCAGTCAGCATCAGAGACTGAGGAGGACACGGTGTCCATATCCAAAAAAGAG AAAAATCGGAAACGTCGAAAccgaaagaaaaagaaaaagccccaGCGTGTGCGGGCAGCATCCTCGGAGAGCTCTGGGGATCGGGAAAAAGACTCTGCCCGGTCCCGAGGCTCTGACTCCCCTGCTGCTGATGTTGAGATTGAGTATGTTACTGAAGAACCCGAAATCTATGAGCCCAACTTCATCTTCTTCAAGAGGATTTTTGAAGCCTTCAAG CTCACCGATGAtgtgaagaaggagaaagagaaggagccaGAGAAACTTGACAAAATGGAGAACTCTACAGCCCCCAAGAAGAAGGGCTTCGAGGAAGAGCATAAGGATAGCGATGATGATAGCAGCGATGATGAGCAG GAAAAGAAGCCAGAAGCCCCCAAGCTGTCTAAGAAAAAGTTGCGCCGAATGAATCGCTTCACTGTGGCTGAGCTCAAGCAG CTGGTGGCTCGGCCTGATGTTGTGGAGATGCATGATGTGACAGCCCAGGACCCCAAGCTCTTGGTTCATCTCAAGGCCACTCGAAACTCAGTGCCTGTGCCACGTCACTGGTGTTTTAAGCGCAAGTACTTGCAGGGCAAACGGGGCATTGAGAAGCCCCCCTTTGAGCTGCCGGATTTCATCAAACGCACAGGCATCCAAGAGATGCGGGAGGCCCTCCAGGAGAAG gaagaacagaaaaCTATGAAGtcaaaaatgagagagaaggtTCGGCCTAAGATGGGAAAGATTGACATCGACTATCAGAAACTGCATGATGCCTTCTTCAAGTGGCAGACCAAGCCAAAGCTGACCATTCATGGGGACCTGTACTATGAG GGGAAGGAGTTTGAGACACGACTGAAGGAGAAAAAGCCAGGAGATCTGTCTGATGAGCTGAGAATTTCTTTGGGGATGCCTGTAGGACCA AATGCCCACAAGGTCCCTCCCCCTTGGCTGATTGCCATGCAGCGATATGGACCACCCCCGTCGTACCCCAACCTGAAAATCCCTGGGCTGAATTCACCAATCCCTGAG AGCTGTTCCTTTGGGTACCATGCTGGTGGCTGGGGCAAACCCCCAGTAGATGAGACTGGGAAACCGCTTTATGGTGATGTGTTTGGAACCAATGCTGCTGAATTTCAG ACCAAAACTGAAGAAGAAGAGATTGATCGGACCCCTTGGGGGGAACTAGAGCCATCTGATGAAGAGTCctcagaagaagaggaagaggaggaaagtgaTGAAGACAAACCAGATGAGACTGGCTTTATTACACCTGCAGACAG TGGCCTCATCACTCCTGGAGGGTTCTCATCAGTTCCAGCTGGAATGGAGACCCCTGAACTCATTGAGCTGAGGAAGAAGAAGATTGAGGAGGCAATGGATGG AAGTGAGACACCTCAGCTATTCACTGTGTTGCCTGAGAAGAGAACAGCCACCGTGGGGGGAGCCATGATGGGATCGACTCACATTTACGACATGTCCACG gttatgaGTCGGAAGGgccctgcccctgagctacaaGGTGTAGAAGTGGCCCTGGCACCTGAGGAGTTGGAGTTAGACCCCATGGCTATGACCCAGAAGTATGAGGAGCATGTGCGGGAGCAGCAGGCACAAGTGGAAAAGGAAGATTTCAGTGACATGGTAGCGGAGCATGCTGCCAAACAGAAG CAAAAGAAACGAAAAGCTCAGCCCCAGGACAGCCGTGGGGGTAGCAAGAAGTACAAGGAGTTCAAATTTTAG
- the Sf3b2 gene encoding splicing factor 3B subunit 2 isoform X1 → MAAEHPEPPKGELQLPPPPPPGHYGAWAAQELQAKLAEIGAPIQGSREELVERLQTYTRQTGIVLNRPVLRGEDGDKAAPPPMSAQLSGIPMPPPPMGLPPLQPPPPPPPPPPGLGLGFPMAHPPNLGPPPPLRVGEPVALSEEERLKLAQQQAALLMQQEERAKQQGDHSLKEHELLEQQKRAAVLLEQERQQEIAKMGTPVPRAPQDMGQIGVRTPLGPRVAAPVGPVGPTPTVLPMGAPVPRPRGPPPPPGDENREMDDPSVGPKIPQALEKILQLKESRQEEMNSQQEEEEMETDTHSSLGQSASETEEDTVSISKKEKNRKRRNRKKKKKPQRVRAASSESSGDREKDSARSRGSDSPAADVEIEYVTEEPEIYEPNFIFFKRIFEAFKLTDDVKKEKEKEPEKLDKMENSTAPKKKGFEEEHKDSDDDSSDDEQEKKPEAPKLSKKKLRRMNRFTVAELKQLVARPDVVEMHDVTAQDPKLLVHLKATRNSVPVPRHWCFKRKYLQGKRGIEKPPFELPDFIKRTGIQEMREALQEKEEQKTMKSKMREKVRPKMGKIDIDYQKLHDAFFKWQTKPKLTIHGDLYYEGKEFETRLKEKKPGDLSDELRISLGMPVGPNAHKVPPPWLIAMQRYGPPPSYPNLKIPGLNSPIPESCSFGYHAGGWGKPPVDETGKPLYGDVFGTNAAEFQTKTEEEEIDRTPWGELEPSDEESSEEEEEEESDEDKPDETGFITPADSGLITPGGFSSVPAGMETPELIELRKKKIEEAMDGSETPQLFTVLPEKRTATVGGAMMGSTHIYDMSTVMSRKGPAPELQGVEVALAPEELELDPMAMTQKYEEHVREQQAQVEKEDFSDMVAEHAAKQKQKKRKAQPQDSRGGSKKYKEFKF, encoded by the exons ATGGCGGCCGAGCACCCCGAACCCCCCAAAGGGGAATTACAGCTGCCGCCGCCACCACCTCCAGGGCACTATGGTGCCTGGGCTGCCCAGGAGCTTCAGGCCAAGTTGGCAGAGATCGGAGCTCCGATCCAGG GGAGTCGCGAGGAGCTGGTGGAGCGGCTACAGACTTACACCCGGCAG ACTGGCATTGTGCTGAATCGACCGGTTTTGCGAGGGGAGGATGGGGACAAAGCTGCTCCCCCTCCCATGTCAGCACAG CTCTCTGGGATTCCCATGCCACCACCGCCCATGGGACTTCCTCCTCTGCAGCCCcctccaccacccccaccacctccaccagGCCTTGGTCTTGGCTTTCCTATGGCTCATCCACCAAATTTGGGGCCCCCGCCTCCTCTCCGTGTGGGAGAGCCTGTGGCACTATCAGAAGAAGAAAGGCTGAAGCTGGCACAGCAGCAGGCAGCATTGCTGATGCAGCAAGAGGAGCGTGCCAAGCAG caggGAGATCATTCATTGAAGGAACATGAGCTCTTGGAGCAGCAGAAGCGG GCAGCCGTGTTACTGGAGCAAGAACGACAGCAGGAGATTGCTAAAATGGGCACCCCAGTCCCTCGGGCCCCACAAGACATGGGTCAGATTGGTGTTCGCACTCCTCTGGGTCCTCGAG tgGCTGCTCCAGTTGGCCCAGTGGGTCCCACCCCTACTGTTTTGCCCATGGGGGCTCCTGTTCCCCGGCCTCGTGGTCCCCCACCTCCCCCTGGAGATGAGAATAGAGAG ATGGATGATCCCTCAGTGGGACCCAAGATCCCTCAGGCTTTGGAAAAGATTCTGCAGCTGAAGGAGAGCCGCCAGGAAGAGATGAACTCTCAGCAAG aggaagaggaaatggaaacagaCACTCACTCATCCCTGGGCCAGTCAGCATCAGAGACTGAGGAGGACACGGTGTCCATATCCAAAAAAGAG AAAAATCGGAAACGTCGAAAccgaaagaaaaagaaaaagccccaGCGTGTGCGGGCAGCATCCTCGGAGAGCTCTGGGGATCGGGAAAAAGACTCTGCCCGGTCCCGAGGCTCTGACTCCCCTGCTGCTGATGTTGAGATTGAGTATGTTACTGAAGAACCCGAAATCTATGAGCCCAACTTCATCTTCTTCAAGAGGATTTTTGAAGCCTTCAAG CTCACCGATGAtgtgaagaaggagaaagagaaggagccaGAGAAACTTGACAAAATGGAGAACTCTACAGCCCCCAAGAAGAAGGGCTTCGAGGAAGAGCATAAGGATAGCGATGATGATAGCAGCGATGATGAGCAG GAAAAGAAGCCAGAAGCCCCCAAGCTGTCTAAGAAAAAGTTGCGCCGAATGAATCGCTTCACTGTGGCTGAGCTCAAGCAG CTGGTGGCTCGGCCTGATGTTGTGGAGATGCATGATGTGACAGCCCAGGACCCCAAGCTCTTGGTTCATCTCAAGGCCACTCGAAACTCAGTGCCTGTGCCACGTCACTGGTGTTTTAAGCGCAAGTACTTGCAGGGCAAACGGGGCATTGAGAAGCCCCCCTTTGAGCTGCCGGATTTCATCAAACGCACAGGCATCCAAGAGATGCGGGAGGCCCTCCAGGAGAAG gaagaacagaaaaCTATGAAGtcaaaaatgagagagaaggtTCGGCCTAAGATGGGAAAGATTGACATCGACTATCAGAAACTGCATGATGCCTTCTTCAAGTGGCAGACCAAGCCAAAGCTGACCATTCATGGGGACCTGTACTATGAG GGGAAGGAGTTTGAGACACGACTGAAGGAGAAAAAGCCAGGAGATCTGTCTGATGAGCTGAGAATTTCTTTGGGGATGCCTGTAGGACCA AATGCCCACAAGGTCCCTCCCCCTTGGCTGATTGCCATGCAGCGATATGGACCACCCCCGTCGTACCCCAACCTGAAAATCCCTGGGCTGAATTCACCAATCCCTGAG AGCTGTTCCTTTGGGTACCATGCTGGTGGCTGGGGCAAACCCCCAGTAGATGAGACTGGGAAACCGCTTTATGGTGATGTGTTTGGAACCAATGCTGCTGAATTTCAG ACCAAAACTGAAGAAGAAGAGATTGATCGGACCCCTTGGGGGGAACTAGAGCCATCTGATGAAGAGTCctcagaagaagaggaagaggaggaaagtgaTGAAGACAAACCAGATGAGACTGGCTTTATTACACCTGCAGACAG TGGCCTCATCACTCCTGGAGGGTTCTCATCAGTTCCAGCTGGAATGGAGACCCCTGAACTCATTGAGCTGAGGAAGAAGAAGATTGAGGAGGCAATGGATGG AAGTGAGACACCTCAGCTATTCACTGTGTTGCCTGAGAAGAGAACAGCCACCGTGGGGGGAGCCATGATGGGATCGACTCACATTTACGACATGTCCACG gttatgaGTCGGAAGGgccctgcccctgagctacaaGGTGTAGAAGTGGCCCTGGCACCTGAGGAGTTGGAGTTAGACCCCATGGCTATGACCCAGAAGTATGAGGAGCATGTGCGGGAGCAGCAGGCACAAGTGGAAAAGGAAGATTTCAGTGACATGGTAGCGGAGCATGCTGCCAAACAGAAG CAAAAGAAACGAAAAGCTCAGCCCCAGGACAGCCGTGGGGGTAGCAAGAAGTACAAGGAGTTCAAATTTTAG